In Chloroflexota bacterium, the following are encoded in one genomic region:
- a CDS encoding ABC transporter substrate-binding protein produces the protein MAEFALDVLGVTTAAAIHDGGVYTEGLARVFTDSFETLGGTAADPVAINKGETDMRPVLETIVESGVPEFLYYPVFTAEGGILTKQAREYPGLESTILAAADGMISDAAIEAVGVAGEGMYFSGPDLSFSGESYYDFLATYENKYGSNPISVYHAHAFDAANMIFSCIEEIAIRDGDTIHIGRESLRSCLYATSGFEGITGTLTC, from the coding sequence GTGTCTATACAGAAGGACTTGCCAGAGTATTTACAGACTCTTTCGAAACACTTGGAGGCACGGCCGCAGACCCGGTTGCGATCAACAAAGGTGAAACCGATATGCGTCCAGTTCTTGAAACCATCGTAGAATCCGGTGTGCCCGAGTTCCTGTATTATCCCGTTTTCACTGCCGAGGGAGGCATCCTGACTAAACAGGCCAGAGAATATCCCGGTCTCGAGTCAACTATTCTGGCCGCAGCTGATGGAATGATCTCAGATGCAGCTATTGAGGCTGTCGGTGTTGCTGGTGAAGGTATGTATTTTTCCGGCCCCGATCTATCCTTCTCTGGGGAATCCTATTACGACTTTCTTGCTACCTATGAAAATAAGTATGGTAGCAATCCCATCTCTGTTTATCATGCCCATGCCTTTGATGCAGCCAATATGATTTTTTCCTGCATAGAGGAGATAGCCATTCGAGATGGTGACACTATTCATATTGGCCGAGAATCGCTCCGCTCATGCCTGTATGCCACATCAGGCTTTGAAGGCATTACCGGCACATTAACTTGTTGA